A stretch of Castanea sativa cultivar Marrone di Chiusa Pesio chromosome 2, ASM4071231v1 DNA encodes these proteins:
- the LOC142624472 gene encoding AAA-ATPase At5g17760-like isoform X1, translating into MFPTRDMPSPSSLFSAYASMAASIMLVRSMANDLIPHPIRGYLLSTLRYYFKPRSPQLTLVIEENCGMSRNQVFDAAEIYLCTKISPNTERLKISKSPKEKNLTIRLEKGEKLVDFHEGIELMWRFVCAETERNNPNDHNNSQRSEKRYFELTFLKKHKDKIVGSYIQFVLERAKAIKDEERVLKMHTLNNSYCYNGVKWESINLEHPATFETLAMDPELRNAVIEDLDRFVRRKDFYKRVGRAWKRGYLLYGPPGTGKSSLIAAMANYLKFDVYDLQLANILRDSDLRRLLLATANRSILVIEDIDCSVDLPDRRHGDGRKQHDAQLTLSGLLNFIDGLWSSCGDERIIVFTTNHKDRLDSALLRPGRMDMHINMSYCNSHGFKQLVSTYLDIRGHHHLFGEIEGLMGETQVTPAQIAEELMRSEDADVALQGVIKLLKRKKMEGDEVEDVADQNKAAIQKAKRQKLGNKPRRSGRNIVTKSNRRIRKFL; encoded by the exons atgtttccCACTAGAGACATGCCTTCACCATCATCATTGTTCTCGGCCTATGCTTCCATGGCCGCCTCAATTATGCTTGTACGTTCAATGGCCAACGATCTCATTCCCCACCCAATTCGTGGCTATCTCCTCTCCACTCTGCGCTACTATTTCAAGCCTCGCTCTCCTCAGCTCACCCTAGTTATCGAAGAAAACTGTGGTATGTCCCGCAACCAAGTCTTCGATGCTGCAGAGATTTACTTGTGCACCAAGATTAGCCCCAACACCGAAAGGCTCAAGATCAGCAAAAGCCCAAAGGAGAAAAATTTAACAATTCGACTTGAAAAGGGAGAGAAGCTAGTTGATTTCCACGAAGGAATTGAGCTTATGTGGAGATTTGTCTGTGCTGAAACAGAGAGGAACAACCCCAATGATCATAACAATAGTCAAAGATCAGAAAAGCGATACTTTGAGCTAACTTTCctcaaaaaacacaaagacaagATCGTGGGCTCTTATATACAGTTTGTACTTGAGAGAGCCAAGGCCATCAAAGATGAAGAAAGGGTTTTGAAGATGCACACGCTTAACAATTCGTACTGTTACAATGGTGTCAAGTGGGAGTCCATAAATCTTGAACACCCAGCTACGTTTGAGACATTGGCTATGGACCCAGAACTGAGAAACGCTGTTATAGAGGATCTGGATAGGTTTGTGAGGAGGAAAGATTTCTATAAGAGAGTTGGGAGGGCATGGAAACGTGGTTACTTGCTGTATGGACCACCAGGCACTGGAAAATCGAGCTTGATTGCAGCCATGGCTAATTATTTGAAGTTTGACGTGTATGATTTGCAGCTTGCAAATATATTACGTGATTCAGACCTGAGAAGATTGTTGCTGGCTACTGCAAATCGATCAATACTTGTGATTGAAGACATTGATTGCAGTGTGGATCTTCCAGATCGTCGCCATGGAGATGGACGTAAGCAACATGACGCACAG TTGACACTATCTGGACTACTGAACTTCATAGACGGCTTATGGTCTAGTTGTGGAGACGAGAGAATTATCGTATTCACCACCAACCACAAGGACAGGTTAGACTCTGCTCTGTTGCGTCCTGGACGCATGGACATGCACATTAACATGTCCTATTGCAACTCACACGGATTCAAGCAATTGGTCTCAACTTACTTGGACATCCGTGGCCACCACCACCTCTTTGGAGAGATTGAAGGATTAATGGGAGAGACACAGGTAACTCCAGCACAAATTGCTGAAGAGTTGATGAGGAGCGAGGATGCTGATGTTGCACTCCAAGGAGTTATTAAGCTCCTTAAGCGTAAGAAAATGGAAGGCGATGAAGTTGAAGATGTTGCTGATCAGAACAAGGCTGCAATTCAAAAGGCGAAAAGGCAGAAATTGGGAAACAAACCAAGAAGATCTGGGAGGAACATTGTAACAAAGAGCAACAGAAGAATTAGAAAATTCTTGTAA
- the LOC142624472 gene encoding AAA-ATPase At3g50940-like isoform X2, which yields MFPTRDMPSPSSLFSAYASMAASIMLVRSMANDLIPHPIRGYLLSTLRYYFKPRSPQLTLVIEENCGMSRNQVFDAAEIYLCTKISPNTERLKISKSPKEKNLTIRLEKGEKLVDFHEGIELMWRFVCAETERNNPNDHNNSQRSEKRYFELTFLKKHKDKIVGSYIQFVLERAKAIKDEERVLKMHTLNNSYCYNGVKWESINLEHPATFETLAMDPELRNAVIEDLDRFVRRKDFYKRVGRAWKRGYLLYGPPGTGKSSLIAAMANYLKFDVYDLQLANILRDSDLRRLLLATANRSILVIEDIDCSVDLPDRRHGDGRKQHDAQYVQLTLSGLLNFIDGLWSSCGDERIIVFTTNHKDRLDSALLRPGRMDMHINMSYCNSHGFKQLVSTYLDIRGHHHLFGEIEGLMGETQVTPAQIAEELMRSEDADVALQGVIKLLKRKKMEGDEVEDVADQNKAAIQKAKRQKLGNKPRRSGRNIVTKSNRRIRKFL from the exons atgtttccCACTAGAGACATGCCTTCACCATCATCATTGTTCTCGGCCTATGCTTCCATGGCCGCCTCAATTATGCTTGTACGTTCAATGGCCAACGATCTCATTCCCCACCCAATTCGTGGCTATCTCCTCTCCACTCTGCGCTACTATTTCAAGCCTCGCTCTCCTCAGCTCACCCTAGTTATCGAAGAAAACTGTGGTATGTCCCGCAACCAAGTCTTCGATGCTGCAGAGATTTACTTGTGCACCAAGATTAGCCCCAACACCGAAAGGCTCAAGATCAGCAAAAGCCCAAAGGAGAAAAATTTAACAATTCGACTTGAAAAGGGAGAGAAGCTAGTTGATTTCCACGAAGGAATTGAGCTTATGTGGAGATTTGTCTGTGCTGAAACAGAGAGGAACAACCCCAATGATCATAACAATAGTCAAAGATCAGAAAAGCGATACTTTGAGCTAACTTTCctcaaaaaacacaaagacaagATCGTGGGCTCTTATATACAGTTTGTACTTGAGAGAGCCAAGGCCATCAAAGATGAAGAAAGGGTTTTGAAGATGCACACGCTTAACAATTCGTACTGTTACAATGGTGTCAAGTGGGAGTCCATAAATCTTGAACACCCAGCTACGTTTGAGACATTGGCTATGGACCCAGAACTGAGAAACGCTGTTATAGAGGATCTGGATAGGTTTGTGAGGAGGAAAGATTTCTATAAGAGAGTTGGGAGGGCATGGAAACGTGGTTACTTGCTGTATGGACCACCAGGCACTGGAAAATCGAGCTTGATTGCAGCCATGGCTAATTATTTGAAGTTTGACGTGTATGATTTGCAGCTTGCAAATATATTACGTGATTCAGACCTGAGAAGATTGTTGCTGGCTACTGCAAATCGATCAATACTTGTGATTGAAGACATTGATTGCAGTGTGGATCTTCCAGATCGTCGCCATGGAGATGGACGTAAGCAACATGACGCACAG TATGTGCAGTTGACACTATCTGGACTACTGAACTTCATAGACGGCTTATGGTCTAGTTGTGGAGACGAGAGAATTATCGTATTCACCACCAACCACAAGGACAGGTTAGACTCTGCTCTGTTGCGTCCTGGACGCATGGACATGCACATTAACATGTCCTATTGCAACTCACACGGATTCAAGCAATTGGTCTCAACTTACTTGGACATCCGTGGCCACCACCACCTCTTTGGAGAGATTGAAGGATTAATGGGAGAGACACAGGTAACTCCAGCACAAATTGCTGAAGAGTTGATGAGGAGCGAGGATGCTGATGTTGCACTCCAAGGAGTTATTAAGCTCCTTAAGCGTAAGAAAATGGAAGGCGATGAAGTTGAAGATGTTGCTGATCAGAACAAGGCTGCAATTCAAAAGGCGAAAAGGCAGAAATTGGGAAACAAACCAAGAAGATCTGGGAGGAACATTGTAACAAAGAGCAACAGAAGAATTAGAAAATTCTTGTAA